The DNA region GGTCCCCGGGATGGGCGCTGCCAGGCGGGCCGGGCTGGGCTCTTACCTACCTGGTCCGCGGCGGCTGCGGGCGGAGCTGGGCTGCAGGAGGGacgtggggtggggtggggggaccggGCGGGGCCCCTGGCGGCGGCCGGGGCCCGGATCTGTGGCTCCGGAGCCCTGTCTCCGCCGCTCGCGCGGGCTCCGCGTCTCTTGCTCCGGCTTGGTCGCTggggccccccccccccttgaCGGTCTCACAGCCCTCTACCCCCTAAAATAGCCCCCTGCCCCTTTCACCGTTCAGCCTCCCCCCGCGAGGCCGCAGCCGTCAGATCCAGGGGTGCTCACCAGCGCCCCCCAAATCCCACCTTCCCCCGCCAAAaaattcctcctccctcctccccccaccccccgcaaacCAGCTCCGGGGCGGTCGTGGCCCCTTTAACAGAAGACTGACAGACGGGGCCGTATGGCCAATGGGAGGCGGTGTCTGCGCCGGCCGGCGGCTAAACCCCGCCTCCGCACTGCCTGGGAGGGGTCTCGCGGGCGGAGAGCGGGAGGCGGGGCTCAAGGTGGGACTGCCAATAGGCAAGCGGCGTGCGGCGGCTGGGGTGGGAGGCGGAGCCCGGCAGGGGGATGATGTCACCTGGAGCGAGTGGCGCGCGGCGTGGAACGCGAGTCGCGACCCCGGATTCCGGCGGTGGCGCGCGCCGGCCCTCGCGCCGCAcgggacaggagggagggagtaAAGGATGGATTTTAAGGCGGGGGCAGTTCCCGGAGACACGCGCTCGGGTTGGAAGGTGGGGTGAATGCCGGGTCGGCTAGCGCACCTTATTCTGCACCCCTTGCGCCCGCCTCGGGAACTGCACGTGGCACCTCCACCCCCGCCTCCCACTCAGACGATTACGCGGCCGGGAGGGCTCCCCCGGCGGGCTAGGCTAATGGTTCGCTCCGCCCCGCCCACACAGAGGCCGCCCACTGACTTTTGCGCGTTTCAGGCCTCCTCTGTGCAACCAGATACAGAGGAAGGGGGCTTGGCCTCCGCCCTCAGGATCTCTGAAGGGTAGGGGGAGTTGTCTTCAGTTATGACCCAGCGCTCAGACCCAGACCGGGTCCCAGCCTCCAACCTGGACTTGCCGCTAGGAAGCCGGCCAGCCTCTGCCTTCGAACCTGGGGAAAAGCCTCAAGCTCCGCTCTCAGACTCTGAAAAGGGTCTGGTCGTGACCTcagcttctctccttcccccacatcTCCAGACATTCTAACCCCCGGATGCAGAACAGACACAGACACTCAATGAGGGTCAAAGATCTTTAAATAAGGAGCTGGTGACAATAAATACTGtacaggggagggggtgagggtcCAGATCTGTGGTTTCAGCCTCGAGACTCCAAGGACCTAAAAGGAGGGTGAAGAGAGGGGAGCCAAGCTCAGGGGAGGGGACCGGGGGAGGCATGGGAGAGAGCCAGGACTGGGGTTCCAGGGCCAAGAGCCCAGGGAAGTGGGCTGAGGGTTCCAGAGGGAGTAGGTTCCCGATCTTGGGATGGGAGTGAGCTAGGAGTCCCCAAGGTATTTAGTCAGAACGGCTTGGAGTGAGAGCCTGGGTCAAGGGTCAGAATCCCAGGGAAAGGAGCCAGGGCTGGAGGTGGCAATCAGGGCCTCAGAAATCATTGGCCTGGTTTGGGAGTCTGGGGACACCGGAGGCAGTGGAGGCCCCAGGGGTGTGGTGGCAAGGGGCTCACGAGTAGCTCTGATGTTGCTGGCGCCGCCGGGCAGAGCGCATCTTCTCAAAGCGGGCTTCCATCTCCTCCAGCACTCGAGGTGTATAGCGCACCACCAGCTTCACCGAGCCCTGGGCAGCCTTCAGCAACTCCACTGCCTTCTCATGCTGCTCACCCTCAACGCTCTGCAGGGGCGGTGCAGACAGCTGGGCCTGGGGCCCAccaccctcaccccgcccccaccctggTACCAACCCCAAGATGCCAAGGCCTCATGTCCTCATGAGAGAGTCACTCTTGGCTCAGAGTCCTCCCCCCAAACCTTCCAAGTTCCCCATGTCAGGGACAAGCCCCATATCCCCTCAGTCACCGAGCTAGACCTCCAGACTCGTCTTTATCCCCTCCCTCCCGGCAGCCCGATGatccccagccccatccctcctGCCCTGACTCCCTCTTCTTTGTCCCCACCACCAGGCCCCAGCTCAGACCTTATCCTCTCCCCACTGGACCTCACCCTAGCCTCCTCCTtggccttctggcctccagtCTCTTCCCTCAGTCTATCCCCCACAGAGTCCCAAAGGGGTCTTTCTATGCCTCCAGGCTGAGCCTATCCTTCCCCTACTCACAGCCCTCCCATGGATCCCCAGGAGGCTTGAGACAAAGTCCCAGCTTCTCAGGATGGCACTTAGTCCCTGCATGACTGACCCCAACCACCTACCTAGTCGTGCCTCCATCTACTCTAAGCACAGTGATTTTAATCACCGGCACGCCCCAGTCCTTCATCAGAACCAAGCCCTTTCTCTTCACCTCGTAGGAGTGCAGAGTCACAGCCCCTACCCACAACACCCTCCGCCAGTAACACCCTTCTCCACcagctcctactcatccttcaaaacccaactCAAATATTCCTTCATCTGCAAAAACTCCCCTCATCTACACTGGTCTGGTGCCACATCTGGGCTCTCACAGTGCTTTGTGCTTCTTCATTATCTCCTTGGTTTAGGACTGTTTCAGTCAGGGTCTATCTCCCTCACCAGAGAGGGACTCCTCGAATGTAGAAGCAGTGGCCAATTACTCTCAGGGTCTGCAGCAaagcccagcacagggccagaCACAGAGGCAGTGCTCAGTGTGTGTTGACTGAATGTGAAAAACAGCGACTGTGCTACCTTGGGCAGGCTGTGACCCCAGCCAGCCCTGCCTCAGCTCCCCACTCACCACACCATTCACTGACAGCAGC from Balaenoptera musculus isolate JJ_BM4_2016_0621 chromosome 19, mBalMus1.pri.v3, whole genome shotgun sequence includes:
- the C19H19orf73 gene encoding LOW QUALITY PROTEIN: putative uncharacterized protein C19orf73 homolog (The sequence of the model RefSeq protein was modified relative to this genomic sequence to represent the inferred CDS: deleted 3 bases in 2 codons; substituted 2 bases at 2 genomic stop codons), with amino-acid sequence MAQDKRKPIAPRKPGLATWVKGAAGEIPAPPAPPPRRQQQEMGDARLPRTVTMDSSRAGLCPGRPPSRLGLRDSAGCSSRRTRDGQTGREGVKDGFXGGGSSRRHALGLEGGVNAGSASAPYSAPLRPPRELHVAPPPPPPTQTITRPGGLPRRARLMVRSAPPTQRPPTLLRVSGLLCATRYRGRGLGLRPQDLXRVGGVVFSYDPALRPRPGPSLQPGLAARKPASLCLRTWGKASSSALRL